From the genome of Haloarcula taiwanensis:
GTCATCAAGGTCTTGCTGGCGAAGCTCACGGACAGAGACCCCGACGCGGCGCTGGCCGAGGACTCACAGCTGAACTGCGCCGTCAACGAGATTCGGCTCGACGGTGACGAGCCGGAACTGGTCGGCGAGGAACTGACCGGCTGGCAGGCGCTGCTTGACTGACTGCGTGGTGTCGCCGTTTCTCGATGCTATCCCGACCAGAAGTATCATTCTGTGCTCCCACCGGTGACCACTGCAAGTACCAGCGACTGCGGATGGTCGACGCGCCGTGGCTCTGATTATCTTATTAACAGAAGATAGAGGGCAACGAGTGTCAGTACTACTGCCCCGATAGCACTGTCAACGGCCGGTGTCACCGTAACGAACCGTCCCGGAACGAGTTTCGAGAGCACGTACGCAATAACAATCAATAGTGGTACAATACGCTCCAACTTGTACTCGGATTCCGCGTCTTCGGTCGATTGTGCGAGAACCCACGGGATAGCGAGCAACGAGCCGACACCGAGTACGAGAAGCGCCGAATCAATGAGGAGGGCGAGTTCCATGTGGTAGCGTGGTATACCTGCGGTGTTTGGGTAGCTGGCCGCACGGATGGCCGAAACTGGTTCCGAATCGATTCCAGACCTGCCGCGGTCTGCTGCCGTCTGAGACACTCACCTCGACGGCATCCCAGTACTTGTGTGTTATCGTACACTCCCAATCACAATGAAAGTGCCACTCTACGTGCCTGATCGTCTCGCGGAGCAACGATGGCTGACTGACGTACTCGTCAGAGAAGATAGCGTCGTCAGTCGACGGACGGGTAGTCGGCGTCGAAGACGTTGCTGACCACGTCCTCCGTCTCTTCTTCCGCTGGCTCCTCCGTTTCTGGGCTCACACTGCCGGTTTCGTACCCGTGGAGGTCGAGCGTCACGTGGTCGAAGCCACAGTCCTCGATGTGGTCGCGGGCGGTGCGGACGAAGTCGGGGTCGAGCGCGGTTTCGAGTTCTTCTTCGCCGACCTCGATGCGGGCGAGGCCGTCGTGGTCGCGCACACGGAACTGCTCGAAGCCCCACGTTCGCAGGAGACGCTCAGCCTTCTCGACGCGGGAGAGGCGTTCCTCCGTCACTTCGAGGCCAGTCGGAATCCGCGAGGAGAGACACGCCATCGAGGGCTTGTCGGCCACGGAGAGGTCATACTCGCGGGCGATCTCTCGGACCTCCTCTTTCTCGATGTCGTGTTCCAGCAGCGGGGAGTAGGCGTCAAGTTCCTCGACGGCACGGAGGCCGGGCCGGTGGCCCTCGCCCACGTCTGAGGCGTTCGTCCCATCACACACCACGTCAATACCGAGTTCGCGGGCGCGGTCGTACATCGCGCCCAGGCGCATCGACCGGCAGTGGTAACACCGCATGTCGTCGTTCTGTATGAACTCCTCGCTGTCGAGCTCGGAGAACTCCACGATCTCGTGTCGGATGCCGATCTCCTCGGCGACGCGGGTGGCGTCGGTAAGCTCGGCGGCGGGGAGCGTCTCAGACTTGGCGGTACAGGCGATGGCGTCGTCGCCGAGGGCGTCGTGCGCCAGCGCGGCGACGACACTCGAATCGACACCACCGGAGAAGGCGATCAGCACGCCGTCTCGCGACTTGAGGTCTTCGCGGGCGGCCGCTAGCTTCTCCGAAACAGCAGACATGGAACGTCTTTCTCGGTGGAGCACAAAAACGCCTTCGCGTTCGGTGTTCGACTGACTGAGCCGGGGCGGTTGACCGCTCCGCTGCCGCCGGAGCCGCTGGCAACGGGTTTTTTCTCGCTGGCGTCGAATGGGCGGGCAGATGGAGCTCGAATCGGTTCCGGGCGTCGGGGCGAAAACAGCCGCGGCGCTCCGGGAATTAGACGATCCGGAGGCGGCGCTCCGGGACGGCGACGTGGCGTCGCTCGCACGCGCACCGGGTATCAGCGAGGGCCGGGCCGCCCGCATCGCTCGCGGTGCGATCCGGGCTGAACACGACGACCCCGGTGGGTTCACCGCGACGAAACGCGCCCGCGAGATCTACGCGGATGCGCTGGCGCTGCTGACTGACCGGACAGTGACTGACTACGCCGCGAAGCGCCTGGAAACGATTTACCCCAGTGGCGTCCGCAGCCGTATCGAGGAAGTCCGCTCGTTCGCCGAGTCGGCGATGACCCGCGACCCAGACCCGGCGGTTCTCGACGCTCTCTCTGCCGTCGAACCGCTTGCCGAACCCGGAGATGTGCGGGTGCGGGACCGGTGTCTGGCGACCCGCGACGCCGAGCGCTACGCCGACGCGCAGGCCGCGATTCCGGAGGTCAGCGTCGAGGTCGTCGACGACGCCCGTCAGCTGGCCGAACTCGCCCGTTCGTACTCGACGGTCATCGCGCTGGATGAAGCATTCGCCGGCGTCGACATCGAGGGCGACGTGCGCGTGGAGCCGACCGCACTGGAGGAGCCCGAATCCGTTGTGCCCGAGCGAGTCCTCACCTTCTTTGCCCGCAACTGCGACCGGATACGGGCCGCCGCCGAGGTCCACCGCGTCGCCGACCTCGACGCGCCGTGTGACCTGGAGACGCTCCTGTCGGCGCTGGAGCAGCTCGACGAGGACGGGGGCGTCAGCGGTGACGAGGAACTCGACCGCCTGACCACTGCGGTCGACGACCTCGATGCCGCGGTCTCAACCGCCGAGAGCGTCGCCAACGACCACCTCCGAGAGGCCATTGAGGAGCAGGATGTGACCATCGAGGGGACGGACCTGCTGTCGCTGGTTGAGCGCGGCGCGGGCGTCGACTCGCTCCTCCAGCGTGAACTCGCCAACGAGTATGCCGCGGCTGTCGAGAAGGCCCGCGACCACCTCGTCGATGCCCTGGCGCTCCGGGACATGGAGGCGACGGCGCGCCGGGCCTTCCCCGACGAGCCCGCCTATCCCGTCGAACACAGCGAAGACGTCGTCGCCCGTCTCCGCGAGGAACTGACCGCCGCGCGCGACCAGCGCGCGACCCGCCGGAAGCGGGAACTGGCCGACGACCTCGCCGAGATGCGCGAGGACGCCGCGGCGCTGGTCGACGCCGCGCTGGAACTCGACGTAGAGCTTGCCATCGCGCGCTTTGCCGACGATTTCGATTGCACGATGCCAGACGTTACCGAGTCCGAGGGGGTCGCAATCGAGGGCGGACGCTCGCCACTGCTCGACGTGTCCTTTGAGGCCGTCGAGCCAGTCGACTACGCTGTCGACGGTGTGACCGTCCTTTCAGGCGTCAACAGCGGCGGGAAGACCTCGACGCTGGACCTCGTCGCACTCGTGACGACGCTGTCCCACATGGGCCTGCCCGTCCCGGCAGAGTCAGCCCGTGTCGGGCGGATTTCTGAACTCCACTACCACGCCAAGACGCAGGGGACGCTCGACGCCGGCGCGTTCGAAGCGACGCTTCGGGAGTTTGGCGACCTCGTCGCGGACGTGGACCACCGCAACTCAGAACCAGACGCCGGTGGCGATACTGATGGACCAGTAGCCGGGACCGACAACCGCCCGGTGATGGTGTTGGTCGACGAACTTGAATCGATAACTGAGCCGGGGGCCAGCGCGAAGATTATGGCCGGTATCCTCGAAGCGCTGGGCGAACGGCAGGCGACGGCCATCTTCGTCTCGCATCTCGCCCGCGACATCCGCGAGGCCGCCGACACCGACATCAGCATCGACGGTATCGAGGCAAAGGGGCTGGAGGACGGCGAACTGCGCGTCGAGCGCTCGCCGGTCAAGGGCAAGCTCGCCCGCTCGACGCCGGAGCTCATCGTTGAGAAGCTCGCCGACGACGGAACCAAGGATGGCTTCTACGGCGACCTGCTCGAAAAGTTCGAGTAGCGACGGCCGGCGAAACCGCGCCCCTCGCGCACCTGTCACTGCTCGTGAAGCTGTGGCAAATGGTTAAGTGCGCCGCGAAGCTCGGTGAAAGTGATGAGCGACGACCCCGAGGACCGGATGCTCGGCTGGGACGAGTCCGTCTTTCGGGACGAACACGTCTTCGAAATCGACTGGCTCCCGGAGACGTTCAAACACCGGGACACACAGATGGAGACGCTGAAGTACGCGCTCCGGCCGGCCGTCCGGGGGTCGCGCCCGCTCAACGTCATCGCCCGCGGGCCGCCGGGGACGGGGAAGACGACGGCCGTCCAGATTCTGTTCGACGAACTCACCGCACAGACGGACGTGAAAACCGTCCGGGTGAACTGCCAGATGGACTCGACGCGCTACGCCGTCTTCTCGCGGCTGTTCGCCGAGATATTCGACTACGAGCCGCCGTCCTCTGGAATATCGTTCAAGAAATTGTTCTCACAGATCACCAACAAACTGGTCGAGGAAGACGAGGTGCTCGTCGTCGCCCTTGACGACGTGAACTACCTATTCTACGAGAGCGAGGCCAGCGACACGCTGTACTCGCTGTTGCGCGCCCACGAAGCCCACTCGGGCGCGAAAATCGGCGTCATCTGCGTCTCCTCTGATCTCGAGCTCGACGTCATCGACGCGCTCGATACCCGCGTCCAGTCCGTGTTCCGGCCCGAGGAGGTGTATTTCAACCCTTACGGACAGGCCGAAATCGCAGATATCCTGGGCGAGCGCGCCGACCGGGGGTTCAACGAAGGCGTCGTCGGTCCCACGGTGCTCGACCGCGTCGCCGAACTGACCGAGGAACAGGGCGGCGACCTCCGGGTCGGTATCGACCTCCTGCGCCGGGCCGGAATGAACGCCGAACGGCGCGCCTCCCGCTCCGTCGAGACCGAGGACGTCGAGGCGGCGTACGACAAGTCTAAATACGTTCACCTGTCCCGCCGGCTGCGGGAACTGTCCGACTCCGAGACTGCGCTCGTGGAGGTCATCGCCGCCCACGACGGCCAGCAGGCCGGCGACATCTACGACGCCTTCTCCGAGCAGACGGACCTGGGGTACACCCGCTACTCTGAGATAATCAACAAGCTCGACCAGCTTGACATCATCGATGCCGAGTACACCGATGTCGAGGGCCGGGGCCGCTCGCGGGAGCTGACGCTCAACTACGACGCCGACGCGGTGCTAGAGCGGCTGTAAGACACTGTATTGGTTTGTTTACGTCGGTGGAAAATCCGCCCCCTGTCTGGAGACAACAGATAGCTTTCCGGACTCTGTCTGGGGTTATGACTGCTATAGATTCTTTGCTAGGAGTTAGAGGCACTATTCCGAAAGATAATTTAATATCTAACTATATATTTTGAATAGATGAAGCGGCGAAATTATATTGCCAGCTTGGGGAGCGGTCTCACGCTGCTGGCCGGGTGTGCTACGGGAGAAGGGAGCGGTGAGGGCGAGACGAACTCGACAGCGACGGAGACGGAAACCGCCACCGAAACGCCGACACCGACGCCGACACCGGAGCCTGACCCGAAAGCAGTCATCACCGATGCAGGGTTGATCCGAGAACGGGGCCGGTACACCGATCTGGCACGGAGTATTAGTGGCGTTGGCCTTGGCGGCGAGGCTATTGTCGGGATAGAATACAAGCTCCCGGTCAAAGACGGTGCCGTATCGGCTATTACCCAGGCAACGGTGTACGACGACGAGGGTACCCAGCTTACCCAGTCGTCGATGGATACCGACAAAGTTGTACAGGACGAATCGGAGTTCATCTCACGACAAGGGTGGTTCGCGGTCGAAACAGATGACTGGACCACCGGGAGCCACACGATAGAACTGGTCATCAACGCCACAAACTACGGGACAACCAGTGACCCAATGTCCGTCGAGTTTGATGTCGTTAAGCCACTGGGTCCCGAGGATGTCGAACTTGAACTGGTCGAGAAACCGACGACCATCAGGGTAAACAAGGAGTTTGACCTGACGTACAACATCCGGAATGTGAGTGACAGGGACTCGAGCCTCGTCGTGGACACAGTATTCATCGATCATCAAGAGCTAGAAGGAATTGAACTCGAACGGGACATCACTGGGAACATCCCGAAGGGTGGCCGGGAGCAGTTCGACGAAGCGGACCTCTCATTCAGAGTGGCCGGCGAGTTCACATACCAGATTCCGGAACTCGACGTAGAGTTCCCGTTCACGATTAAACCGCCGAAATAGCACGCCTCACTCCATCTTCTCGAACGTCGTCTCGGCCCACTGGACGGCGTAGTCAGCGCCGTACTCCAGATAGGCATCTGTGTCGAGCGCGGCAAACGGCGCGGGCAGATCGAGTCCGTGCTTGACGCCGCTGCAAGCGAGTTCGGCGGCCGCGGCGAACTCCGTCTGCCCCTGCGCGATCTCGCTGGGGAGGTCGTCGAGGCGGGGCTGCAGGCGCTCGCCGGCGTCGTCCCACGCCGCGTACAGATCCGGATAGTCGTCGGCCCAGTCGGCGAACTCCGCGCGGGTCTGGAGCCCGAGGTACGCCGTGTACACCGCCGCTGCGAGCTGATACCGGGCGTTCGCATCGAGGTAATCCTCGGTAGCGGTCACGAAATCCGGATAGCGCTCGCCGAAGAAGCCAAGGAAATGTTCCGGCTCGTCGAGACTGACCTCGACGAGCGCCTCGGCGATGAGAAACGAGACGAAGTCATCGGGCGACGTCTCCAGCCGCGGCTTGACGAACACGCAGGGCGGGACCGTCTGGCGCGTCCAGGCGACGCCGCCGTCGCCGGGCATCCCGATGGTGAGGCTGTTACCGATGTACTCCTGTAGCACCTCTGGCGCTGTGGTCGGAAGCCACGCACCGTCGTAGGAGATCTGATCGAGGCTGTCGGTCACCAGCAGGAGTTCTTCGGCGACTGCGGGGTCCAGTGTCTCGAAGTCGCGGTCGCAGTTCAGTACGAGCGCCTCCGGGGCGTAGGCCTCACGTACTGCCGGCAATTCGCCGGTCAGTGAACGCTCGGTGAACATCTACGCCGAGAACAGGACGAGGTTGATGACGATGCCGATCGACAGCAGTGCTGACACGCCGATTGTTCCGAGGACGATTTTCGTGGCCTTGCTCATGTCAATGAGTATCCCGGGCCAGACATTAAAACTTGAGAAACGATTTTCTGGGTCCACAGCGTTCGTCGAGTATGCGCCGCGAACGCACCTCGACAGGCACTGCCTGGGAGCAGCAGGTCGGGTACTCGCGGGCGATACGTGCGGGTGACACTGTTCGTGTTGCCGGCACCATCGCCACGGACGACGACGGCGAGGTCGTCGCGCCGGGTGACCCGTACGAACAGACGAAACACGCCTTCGGTATCGTCGCGGATGCACTGACGACTCTCGACGCCGACATCGAGGACGTCGTCCAGACCCGAATGTACGTCACTGACATCGACGATCAGGAACAGGTCGGCGAGGCCCACAGCGAATTCTTCGGCGACGTCCGTCCCGTGGCGACGATGGTCGAGGTGAGTGGGCTGGCAACACCAGAGGCCGCCGTCGAGGTCGAAGCCGTCGCGCAGGTCGAGTGATGCTGGGCCGGGGTGCCGTCTTGATTACTTGTCAGTCCTGCCGACACCCGCACGGTGGGCGACGGCACGCCACTTTCCGGAGCGGAACCGACCCACATTGACAGCGGCTTTCAAATAGAAATCCCCGATTAGCGCGGCGAAGATAGCCGGAAGGCCGAGTCCCAGTCCCGGGGAGAACGAAACGCCAGTCACGGGGATTGCTATGACGAACGCCGTCGGTAACGCGAGCGCTGCGACCGGCAGGCGGTAACAGTAGCTTCCGAGTACCGTTCCGTACAGCGGCCACCGGGTGTCACCAGCACCGCGAAGGCTTCCGCGCATCGTCCGCGAGACGGAGAAGCCGGCGACGAGCAGCCCGAAGACGCGGACAAACGTCGCCGCCAGGTCCGGGTAGGCGGTCCCGAACAGAGCAACGATCGGCCGGGCGAACACCACGAGAAGTAGTGCGACAGTGAGCTGGACCGCGAGTGCAACCCCGAGCGACTGCCAGCCGTACGCCGTCGCCTCTTTCGGGTCATCTGCGCCCAGCGACTGCCCAACCAGTGTCGACGCGGCGGTCGCATAGCCCCACGCTGGCATCAGCGCGAGTAGCATGACCCGGCGACCGATGGCGTACGCCGCGAGTGTCGGGGTGCCGAGTACGCCGAGAATGAACAGAAACGGAAACCGGCCAAAGGTCTGGAGCAGGCGCATTCCCGACAGCGGAAGTGCGACACGGACGAGTTCGGCGAGTAGTCCGAGGTCGAACTGTTTGCCACCGAGCGGCAGCGCCGTCGCGTACCGACCGGAGGCCAACAGCACGAAAAAGATGACTGCAGCGAGCGTGTTCGCTGCGACAGTCCCCCAGGCGGCTCCCGCGATTCCCATCGGTGCAACCGGCCCCAGGCCGAATATCAGCACACCGTTGAGCCCGACGTTGGTCGGCACAGTCAGCAACCGGACGTACATCGGCGTCCGCGTGTCGGCGCTCCCCGCGAGGGCGCGTGCGGCGACCAT
Proteins encoded in this window:
- a CDS encoding TIGR00268 family protein — protein: MSAVSEKLAAAREDLKSRDGVLIAFSGGVDSSVVAALAHDALGDDAIACTAKSETLPAAELTDATRVAEEIGIRHEIVEFSELDSEEFIQNDDMRCYHCRSMRLGAMYDRARELGIDVVCDGTNASDVGEGHRPGLRAVEELDAYSPLLEHDIEKEEVREIAREYDLSVADKPSMACLSSRIPTGLEVTEERLSRVEKAERLLRTWGFEQFRVRDHDGLARIEVGEEELETALDPDFVRTARDHIEDCGFDHVTLDLHGYETGSVSPETEEPAEEETEDVVSNVFDADYPSVD
- a CDS encoding DNA mismatch repair protein MutS, with the protein product MELESVPGVGAKTAAALRELDDPEAALRDGDVASLARAPGISEGRAARIARGAIRAEHDDPGGFTATKRAREIYADALALLTDRTVTDYAAKRLETIYPSGVRSRIEEVRSFAESAMTRDPDPAVLDALSAVEPLAEPGDVRVRDRCLATRDAERYADAQAAIPEVSVEVVDDARQLAELARSYSTVIALDEAFAGVDIEGDVRVEPTALEEPESVVPERVLTFFARNCDRIRAAAEVHRVADLDAPCDLETLLSALEQLDEDGGVSGDEELDRLTTAVDDLDAAVSTAESVANDHLREAIEEQDVTIEGTDLLSLVERGAGVDSLLQRELANEYAAAVEKARDHLVDALALRDMEATARRAFPDEPAYPVEHSEDVVARLREELTAARDQRATRRKRELADDLAEMREDAAALVDAALELDVELAIARFADDFDCTMPDVTESEGVAIEGGRSPLLDVSFEAVEPVDYAVDGVTVLSGVNSGGKTSTLDLVALVTTLSHMGLPVPAESARVGRISELHYHAKTQGTLDAGAFEATLREFGDLVADVDHRNSEPDAGGDTDGPVAGTDNRPVMVLVDELESITEPGASAKIMAGILEALGERQATAIFVSHLARDIREAADTDISIDGIEAKGLEDGELRVERSPVKGKLARSTPELIVEKLADDGTKDGFYGDLLEKFE
- the cdc6 gene encoding cell division control protein 6 (Involved in the initiation of DNA replication); this translates as MSDDPEDRMLGWDESVFRDEHVFEIDWLPETFKHRDTQMETLKYALRPAVRGSRPLNVIARGPPGTGKTTAVQILFDELTAQTDVKTVRVNCQMDSTRYAVFSRLFAEIFDYEPPSSGISFKKLFSQITNKLVEEDEVLVVALDDVNYLFYESEASDTLYSLLRAHEAHSGAKIGVICVSSDLELDVIDALDTRVQSVFRPEEVYFNPYGQAEIADILGERADRGFNEGVVGPTVLDRVAELTEEQGGDLRVGIDLLRRAGMNAERRASRSVETEDVEAAYDKSKYVHLSRRLRELSDSETALVEVIAAHDGQQAGDIYDAFSEQTDLGYTRYSEIINKLDQLDIIDAEYTDVEGRGRSRELTLNYDADAVLERL
- a CDS encoding MATE family efflux transporter, with the translated sequence MLGDALRRLVRTVPVALSRLDAVDRDRAIEATDLAAPVMVTGGLRILLRLADFLMVGLALGDAALAGLELGFQYYFVGFGLALAVSSGTISVVSRLQGSGEPERANLAVKQSLWLAIVLSLPLTAIAWVYPTALLDSLSNDPAAIQYGATYLAIVMLSMVPRFWSMVAARALAGSADTRTPMYVRLLTVPTNVGLNGVLIFGLGPVAPMGIAGAAWGTVAANTLAAVIFFVLLASGRYATALPLGGKQFDLGLLAELVRVALPLSGMRLLQTFGRFPFLFILGVLGTPTLAAYAIGRRVMLLALMPAWGYATAASTLVGQSLGADDPKEATAYGWQSLGVALAVQLTVALLLVVFARPIVALFGTAYPDLAATFVRVFGLLVAGFSVSRTMRGSLRGAGDTRWPLYGTVLGSYCYRLPVAALALPTAFVIAIPVTGVSFSPGLGLGLPAIFAALIGDFYLKAAVNVGRFRSGKWRAVAHRAGVGRTDK